The nucleotide window TCGTTCTGGCGGGCCAGTTCGTGGACCACCGCGACCTTGGTTTCCGCCACCTCCCGGGTGTAGACCCCGGCCACCCCGATTCCCTGCTGGTGTACGTTGAGCATGATCCTGGTGGCCTCGGCCGTTGATTTCCGGAAGATCTTTTCAAGGATGATCACCACGAACTCCATGGCGGTGTAGTCGTCATTGTGGAGGAGTACCTTGTACAGCGGCGGCTCGGCCACGTCCTGCTTTTTTTCGGTTACGACCCAACCTTCGAATTCAGGGTTTGTTCTGCCCATTTTTTTGAGAAAAGTTTGCGTGGGGAACGGTATGCGCCGCCGCCTAAACAAGGCCGCCGCAGCGTTGGTATTCAGGATCCTGTCTGGACCAGATCATATAAATTGTAATCACTGGCCCGACGGATTGCCATTGGTTTTAAGAGATTTTTTTACACGGACGGGCGCCTTGCCTCTGCCGGCGGCCGGATCAGGGCCAGCAACAGGTTCTCCAGGATAAGCGGCCCGGGCACGGCCGAGCCCTTGAGGCGGTATTCGGCCTCGAGCAGTCGGCGGAGCGCCGACTGGAGCAAGGGCCGGCTGAATTTTTCCGCCTGGAGAAACTGCATGTACAGGGCATAGGGATGGCCCTGCCAGAGCGAGTCCCAGTCGTTGCGCACGGTTTTGAGGTTGGGTAAATAGTCGCGCTGAAAGGCGGGA belongs to Desulfobacterales bacterium and includes:
- the clpS gene encoding ATP-dependent Clp protease adapter ClpS, with the protein product MGRTNPEFEGWVVTEKKQDVAEPPLYKVLLHNDDYTAMEFVVIILEKIFRKSTAEATRIMLNVHQQGIGVAGVYTREVAETKVAVVHELARQNEYPLKCSMEKV